One genomic window of Lynx canadensis isolate LIC74 chromosome F2, mLynCan4.pri.v2, whole genome shotgun sequence includes the following:
- the LRRC14 gene encoding leucine-rich repeat-containing protein 14 isoform X1 — MRWLPAWPGAMHTLVFLSTRQVLQCQPAACQALPLLPRELFPLLFKVAFMDKKTVVLRELVHTWPFPLLSFQQLLQECAHCSRALLQERPSTESMQAVILGLTARLHTPETEAGTQPLCRKHALRVLDMTGLLDDGVEQDPGTMSMWDCTAAVARTCIAQQQGGTADPGPAPIPVEVRVDLRVNRASYSFLREALRSSVGSPLRLCCRDLRAEDLPMRNTVALLQLLDAGCLRRVDLRFNNLGLRGLSVIIPHVARFQHLASLRLHYVHGDSRQPSVDGEDNFRYFLAQMGRFTCLRELSMGSSLLSGRLDQLLSTLQSPLESLELAFCALLPEDLRFLARSPHAVHLKKLDLSGNDLSGSQLEPFQGLLQAAAATLLHLELTECQLADTQLLATLPVLTRCTSLRYLGLYGNPLSMAGLKELLRDSVVQAELRTVVHPFPVDCYEGLPWPPPASVLLEASINEEKFARVEAELHQLLLASGRAHVLWTTDIYGRLAADYFSL; from the exons ATGAG GTGGCTTCCTGCCTGGCCCGGCGCCATGCACACGCTTGTGTTCCTGAGCACGCGGCAGGTGCTCCAGTGTCAGCCAGCTGCCTGCCAGGCCCTACCCCTGCTGCCTCGAGAGCTCTTCCCCCTGCTGTTCAAGGTGGCCTTCATGGACAAGAAGACTGTTGTGCTTCGCGAGCTGGTGCACACGTGGCCCTTCCCGCTGCTCAGCTTCCAGCAGCTGCTGCAGGAATGTGCTCACTGCAGCCGGGCCTTGCTGCAAGAGCGCCCCAGCACAGAGAGCATGCAGGCTGTGATCCTGGGGCTGACAGCCCGGCTCCACACCCCAGAGACCGAGGCTGGCACACAGCCTCTCTGCAG GAAGCATGCCCTGCGGGTGCTGGACATGACGGGCCTACTGGATGACGGCGTGGAGCAGGACCCTGGCACCATGAGCATGTGGGACTGCACAGCAGCTGTGGCCCGCACCTGCATAGCACAGCAGCAGGGCGGGACTGCGGATCCTGGGCCAGCCCCCATTCCTGTGGAGGTTCGTGTGGACCTGCGGGTGAACCGGGCCTCTTACTCGTTCCTGCGGGAGGCACTCCGGAGCAGTGTGGGCAGTCCCCTGCGGCTCTGCTGCCGGGACCTGCGGGCTGAGGACCTGCCCATGCGCAACACTGTGGCTTTGCTGCAGCTGCTGGATGCGGGCTGCCTGCGCCGTGTGGACCTGCGCTTTAACAACTTGGGCCTGCGTGGCCTGTCTGTTATCATCCCACATGTGGCCCGATTCCAGCACCTGGCCAGCCTGCGGCTGCACTATGTGCATGGGGACTCGAGGCAGCCCTCTGTGGACGGCGAGGACAACTTTCGCTACTTCCTGGCCCAGATGGGCCGCTTCACTTGTCTGCGGGAGCTCAGCATGGGCTCCTCTCTTCTCTCGGGGCGGCTGGACCAGCTGCTCAG CACCCTGCAGAGTCCCTtggagagcctggagctggcCTTCTGTGCCCTGCTGCCCGAGGATCTGCGCTTCCTGGCACGGAGCCCCCATGCTGTCCACCTCAAGAAGTTGGACCTTAGTGGCAATGACCTGTCCGGCAGCCAGCTGGAGCCTTTCCAGGGTCTGCTGCAGGCAGCAGCAGCCACACTGCTACACCTTGAGCTGACTGAGTGCCAGCTTGCTGATACCCAGCTGCTGGCCACGCTCCCTGTGTTGACGCGCTGTACCAGCCTCCGCTACCTCGGTCTCTATGGCAACCCACTGTCCATGGCGGGCCTCAAGGAGCTCCTACGGGATTCGGTAGTGCAGGCTGAGCTACGCACGGTGGTGCACCCCTTCCCTGTGGACTGCTATGAGGGTTTGCCCTGGCCACCGCCTGCTTCTGTCCTGCTGGAAGCTTCCATCAATGAGGAGAAGTTTGCTCGTGTGGAGGCGGAGTTGCACCAGCTGCTACTGGCCTCAGGTCGTGCTCATGTGCTCTGGACCACTGACATTTATGGGCGCCTGGCCGCAGACTACTTCAGTCTATGA
- the LRRC14 gene encoding leucine-rich repeat-containing protein 14 isoform X2, protein MHTLVFLSTRQVLQCQPAACQALPLLPRELFPLLFKVAFMDKKTVVLRELVHTWPFPLLSFQQLLQECAHCSRALLQERPSTESMQAVILGLTARLHTPETEAGTQPLCRKHALRVLDMTGLLDDGVEQDPGTMSMWDCTAAVARTCIAQQQGGTADPGPAPIPVEVRVDLRVNRASYSFLREALRSSVGSPLRLCCRDLRAEDLPMRNTVALLQLLDAGCLRRVDLRFNNLGLRGLSVIIPHVARFQHLASLRLHYVHGDSRQPSVDGEDNFRYFLAQMGRFTCLRELSMGSSLLSGRLDQLLSTLQSPLESLELAFCALLPEDLRFLARSPHAVHLKKLDLSGNDLSGSQLEPFQGLLQAAAATLLHLELTECQLADTQLLATLPVLTRCTSLRYLGLYGNPLSMAGLKELLRDSVVQAELRTVVHPFPVDCYEGLPWPPPASVLLEASINEEKFARVEAELHQLLLASGRAHVLWTTDIYGRLAADYFSL, encoded by the exons ATGCACACGCTTGTGTTCCTGAGCACGCGGCAGGTGCTCCAGTGTCAGCCAGCTGCCTGCCAGGCCCTACCCCTGCTGCCTCGAGAGCTCTTCCCCCTGCTGTTCAAGGTGGCCTTCATGGACAAGAAGACTGTTGTGCTTCGCGAGCTGGTGCACACGTGGCCCTTCCCGCTGCTCAGCTTCCAGCAGCTGCTGCAGGAATGTGCTCACTGCAGCCGGGCCTTGCTGCAAGAGCGCCCCAGCACAGAGAGCATGCAGGCTGTGATCCTGGGGCTGACAGCCCGGCTCCACACCCCAGAGACCGAGGCTGGCACACAGCCTCTCTGCAG GAAGCATGCCCTGCGGGTGCTGGACATGACGGGCCTACTGGATGACGGCGTGGAGCAGGACCCTGGCACCATGAGCATGTGGGACTGCACAGCAGCTGTGGCCCGCACCTGCATAGCACAGCAGCAGGGCGGGACTGCGGATCCTGGGCCAGCCCCCATTCCTGTGGAGGTTCGTGTGGACCTGCGGGTGAACCGGGCCTCTTACTCGTTCCTGCGGGAGGCACTCCGGAGCAGTGTGGGCAGTCCCCTGCGGCTCTGCTGCCGGGACCTGCGGGCTGAGGACCTGCCCATGCGCAACACTGTGGCTTTGCTGCAGCTGCTGGATGCGGGCTGCCTGCGCCGTGTGGACCTGCGCTTTAACAACTTGGGCCTGCGTGGCCTGTCTGTTATCATCCCACATGTGGCCCGATTCCAGCACCTGGCCAGCCTGCGGCTGCACTATGTGCATGGGGACTCGAGGCAGCCCTCTGTGGACGGCGAGGACAACTTTCGCTACTTCCTGGCCCAGATGGGCCGCTTCACTTGTCTGCGGGAGCTCAGCATGGGCTCCTCTCTTCTCTCGGGGCGGCTGGACCAGCTGCTCAG CACCCTGCAGAGTCCCTtggagagcctggagctggcCTTCTGTGCCCTGCTGCCCGAGGATCTGCGCTTCCTGGCACGGAGCCCCCATGCTGTCCACCTCAAGAAGTTGGACCTTAGTGGCAATGACCTGTCCGGCAGCCAGCTGGAGCCTTTCCAGGGTCTGCTGCAGGCAGCAGCAGCCACACTGCTACACCTTGAGCTGACTGAGTGCCAGCTTGCTGATACCCAGCTGCTGGCCACGCTCCCTGTGTTGACGCGCTGTACCAGCCTCCGCTACCTCGGTCTCTATGGCAACCCACTGTCCATGGCGGGCCTCAAGGAGCTCCTACGGGATTCGGTAGTGCAGGCTGAGCTACGCACGGTGGTGCACCCCTTCCCTGTGGACTGCTATGAGGGTTTGCCCTGGCCACCGCCTGCTTCTGTCCTGCTGGAAGCTTCCATCAATGAGGAGAAGTTTGCTCGTGTGGAGGCGGAGTTGCACCAGCTGCTACTGGCCTCAGGTCGTGCTCATGTGCTCTGGACCACTGACATTTATGGGCGCCTGGCCGCAGACTACTTCAGTCTATGA
- the LRRC14 gene encoding leucine-rich repeat-containing protein 14 isoform X3, translating into MDKKTVVLRELVHTWPFPLLSFQQLLQECAHCSRALLQERPSTESMQAVILGLTARLHTPETEAGTQPLCRKHALRVLDMTGLLDDGVEQDPGTMSMWDCTAAVARTCIAQQQGGTADPGPAPIPVEVRVDLRVNRASYSFLREALRSSVGSPLRLCCRDLRAEDLPMRNTVALLQLLDAGCLRRVDLRFNNLGLRGLSVIIPHVARFQHLASLRLHYVHGDSRQPSVDGEDNFRYFLAQMGRFTCLRELSMGSSLLSGRLDQLLSTLQSPLESLELAFCALLPEDLRFLARSPHAVHLKKLDLSGNDLSGSQLEPFQGLLQAAAATLLHLELTECQLADTQLLATLPVLTRCTSLRYLGLYGNPLSMAGLKELLRDSVVQAELRTVVHPFPVDCYEGLPWPPPASVLLEASINEEKFARVEAELHQLLLASGRAHVLWTTDIYGRLAADYFSL; encoded by the exons ATGGACAAGAAGACTGTTGTGCTTCGCGAGCTGGTGCACACGTGGCCCTTCCCGCTGCTCAGCTTCCAGCAGCTGCTGCAGGAATGTGCTCACTGCAGCCGGGCCTTGCTGCAAGAGCGCCCCAGCACAGAGAGCATGCAGGCTGTGATCCTGGGGCTGACAGCCCGGCTCCACACCCCAGAGACCGAGGCTGGCACACAGCCTCTCTGCAG GAAGCATGCCCTGCGGGTGCTGGACATGACGGGCCTACTGGATGACGGCGTGGAGCAGGACCCTGGCACCATGAGCATGTGGGACTGCACAGCAGCTGTGGCCCGCACCTGCATAGCACAGCAGCAGGGCGGGACTGCGGATCCTGGGCCAGCCCCCATTCCTGTGGAGGTTCGTGTGGACCTGCGGGTGAACCGGGCCTCTTACTCGTTCCTGCGGGAGGCACTCCGGAGCAGTGTGGGCAGTCCCCTGCGGCTCTGCTGCCGGGACCTGCGGGCTGAGGACCTGCCCATGCGCAACACTGTGGCTTTGCTGCAGCTGCTGGATGCGGGCTGCCTGCGCCGTGTGGACCTGCGCTTTAACAACTTGGGCCTGCGTGGCCTGTCTGTTATCATCCCACATGTGGCCCGATTCCAGCACCTGGCCAGCCTGCGGCTGCACTATGTGCATGGGGACTCGAGGCAGCCCTCTGTGGACGGCGAGGACAACTTTCGCTACTTCCTGGCCCAGATGGGCCGCTTCACTTGTCTGCGGGAGCTCAGCATGGGCTCCTCTCTTCTCTCGGGGCGGCTGGACCAGCTGCTCAG CACCCTGCAGAGTCCCTtggagagcctggagctggcCTTCTGTGCCCTGCTGCCCGAGGATCTGCGCTTCCTGGCACGGAGCCCCCATGCTGTCCACCTCAAGAAGTTGGACCTTAGTGGCAATGACCTGTCCGGCAGCCAGCTGGAGCCTTTCCAGGGTCTGCTGCAGGCAGCAGCAGCCACACTGCTACACCTTGAGCTGACTGAGTGCCAGCTTGCTGATACCCAGCTGCTGGCCACGCTCCCTGTGTTGACGCGCTGTACCAGCCTCCGCTACCTCGGTCTCTATGGCAACCCACTGTCCATGGCGGGCCTCAAGGAGCTCCTACGGGATTCGGTAGTGCAGGCTGAGCTACGCACGGTGGTGCACCCCTTCCCTGTGGACTGCTATGAGGGTTTGCCCTGGCCACCGCCTGCTTCTGTCCTGCTGGAAGCTTCCATCAATGAGGAGAAGTTTGCTCGTGTGGAGGCGGAGTTGCACCAGCTGCTACTGGCCTCAGGTCGTGCTCATGTGCTCTGGACCACTGACATTTATGGGCGCCTGGCCGCAGACTACTTCAGTCTATGA
- the CF2H8orf82 gene encoding UPF0598 protein C8orf82 homolog, whose protein sequence is MWRACRALRPCAVVLARSPGTRACGGGGGVPYTQGQTPEPQTREYFYYVDHQGQLFLDDSKMKNFITCFKDPQFLVTFFSRLRPNHSGRYEASFPFLSPCGRERNFLRCEDRPVVFTHLLASGSGPPRLSYCGGGEALAVPFEPARLLPLAANGRLYHPAPARAGGVGLVRSALAFELSACFEYPPGAPALPSHVRWQGRRLALTMDLAPLLLTASRP, encoded by the exons ATGTGGAGGGCGTGCAGGGCGCTGCGGCCCTGCGCCGTGGTCTTGGCGCGGTCCCCGGGGACCCGGGcctgcggcgggggcgggggcgtcCCCTACACGCAGGGCCAGACCCCAGAGCCCCAGACGCGAGAGTATTTTTATTATGTGGATCATCAGGGCCAG CTTTTCCTGGATGACTCCAAAATGAAGAACTTCATCACCTGCTTCAAAG ACCCACAGTTCCTGGTCACCTTCTTCTCCCGCCTGAGACCCAACCACAGCGGTCGCTACGAggcctctttccccttcctctcgcCCTGCGGCAGAGAGCGCAATTTCCTGCGCTGCGAAGACCGGCCGGTGGTCTTCACGCACCTGCTGGCCTCGGGCTCCGGGCCCCCGCGTCTCTCCTATTGCGGCGGCGGTGAGGCCCTGGCCGTGCCCTTCGAGCCGGCGCGTCTGCTGCCTCTGGCCGCCAACGGCCGCCTCTACCACCCCGCGCCAGCGCGAGCGGGCGGCGTGGGTCTGGTGCGCTCCGCCCTAGCCTTCGAGCTTAGCGCCTGCTTCGAGTACCCGCCCGGCGCGCCCGCGCTGCCCTCACACGTGCGCTGGCAAGGCCGCCGCCTCGCCCTCACCATGGACCTGGCCCCGCTGCTGCTCACCGCCTCGCGGCCCTGA
- the LRRC24 gene encoding leucine-rich repeat-containing protein 24 isoform X1 has translation MLAFSCGWWLPGSVLPMFPINIHQKLDTGCGPPSMFFAGSQVLGAGLPTCVPGGTSHPGWTIRRPVRRLQLRGPRPVPREMAPGAPTLLLLWLLWFPGFPPRAVGCPAACRCYSATVECGALRLRVVPPGIPPGTQTLFLQDNSIARLEPGVLAPLAALRRLYLHNNSLRALEPGVFRAQSRLLELALTGNRLRGLRVGAFAGLAQLRALYLAGNQLVQLLDFTFLHLPRLQELHLQENSIELLEDQALAGLSSLALLDLSRNQLGTISREALQPLASLQVLRLTENPWRCDCALHWLGAWIKEGGQRLLSSRDKNIMCAEPPRLALQSLLDISGSSLICIPPSVHVEPLEVTANLGEDLRVACQASGYPQPLVTWRKVAQPREGQPRAQIQPEGGAPRPGGPGASDTGSGMLFLTNITLAHAGKYECEASNAGGAARVPFQLLVNLSQQQQLQLAPPPPPAAGPVSHEPLQEAGSMAFRALGLATQTAIAGAIALLTLTALLLATMICRRRRKRKKAPGLPGEGALFVNDYSDGPCTFAQLEELRDERGHEMFVIDRSKPLFAEGPTEAADGAATGPAQGLPLQPPAAYEIHC, from the exons ATGCTTGCATTTTCCTGTGGCTGGTGGCTCCCAGGATCAGTTCTACCCATGTTTCCCATCAACATACATCAG AAATTAGACACAGGGTGTGGGCCTCCATCCATGTTCTTCGCTGGCTCTCAAGTGTTAGGGGCAGGCCTGCCAACCTGTGTTCCAGGAGGCACATCACATCCAGGGTGGACTATAAGGAGGCCCGTCAGGAGGTTGCAGCTTCGTGGTCCGCGGCCGGTCCCGCGGGAGATGGCCCCGGGGGCGCCCACATTGCTGCTGCTGTGGCTGCTGTGGTTCCCTGGCTTCCCGCCCCGCGCTGTCGGCTGCCCAGCCGCCTGCCGCTGCTACAGCGCCACGGTGGAGTGCGGCGCCCTGCGGCTTCGCGTCGTCCCGCCCGGAATCCCACCCGGGACGCAG ACGCTGTTCCTGCAGGACAACAGCATCGCGCGCCTGGAACCGGGCGTACTGGCGCCTCTCGCCGCCCTGCGCCGTCTCTACCTGCACAATAACAGCCTGCGCGCCCTGGAGCCAGGCGTCTTCCGCGCGCAGTCACGCCTGCTAGAGCTAGCGCTCACCGGCAACCGGCTACGCGGCTTGCGAGTTGGCGCTTTCGCGGGCCTGGCCCAGCTGCGTGCACTCTACCTGGCTGGTAACCAGCTAGTGCAGCTGCTGGATTTCACCTTCCTGCACCTACCG CGACTGCAGGAGCTGCACCTGCAGGAAAACAGCATTGAGCTGCTGGAGGACCAGGCCCTGGCTGGGCTTTCCTCACTAGCACTGCTGGACCTCAGCAGGAACCAACTGGGCACCATCAGTCGTGAGGCCCTACAGCCCCTGGCCAGCCTGCAGGTCCTGCGCCTCACAG AGAACCCATGGCGCTGTGACTGTGCCCTGCACTGGCTGGGAGCATGGATCAAGGAAGGGGGCCAGCGGCTGCTCAGCTCCAGGGACAAGAACATCATGTGTGCAGAGCCCCCGCGCCTGGCACTTCAAAGTCTCCTGGACATATCTGGCAGTAGCCTCATCTGCATCCCGCCCTCTGTACACGTGGAGCCGCTGGAGGTGACGGCCAACCTGGGTGAGGACCTGCGCGTTGCCTGCCAGGCTTCCGGCTACCCGCAGCCCCTGGTGACCTGGAGAAAGGTGGCCCAGCCTCGTGAAGGGCAGCCACGGGCCCAGATCCAGCCAGAAGGCGGGGCACCGCGCCCAGGCGGGCCCGGCGCCTCTGACACGGGCAGCGGCATGCTCTTCCTCACCAACATCACCCTGGCCCACGCTGGAAAGTACGAGTGCGAGGCTTCCAACGCCGGCGGCGCCGCCCGCGTGCCCTTCCAGCTCCTGGTCAACCTgtcccagcagcagcagctgcagctgGCGCCCCCGCCGCCTCCGGCCGCCGGCCCCGTCAGCCACGAGCCCCTGCAAGAGGCCGGCAGCATGGCCTTCCGCGCCCTGGGCCTGGCCACCCAGACGGCCATCGCGGGCGCCATCGCGCTCCTTACGCTCACGGCGCTGCTGCTGGCGACCATGATCTGCCGCCGGCGGCGCAAGAGAAAAAAGGCGCCGGGACTGCCGGGGGAGGGCGCGCTGTTCGTCAACGACTATTCGGACGGGCCCTGCACCTTCGCGCAGCTCGAGGAGCTCCGCGACGAGCGAGGCCACGAGATGTTCGTCATCGACCGTTCCAAGCCACTCTTCGCCGAGGGCCCGACGGAGGCTGCCGATGGCGCAGCAACCGGGCCGGCGCAGGGCCTCCCGCTGCAGCCGCCGGCAGCCTACGAGATCCACTGCTGA
- the LRRC24 gene encoding leucine-rich repeat-containing protein 24 isoform X2, which produces MFFAGSQVLGAGLPTCVPGGTSHPGWTIRRPVRRLQLRGPRPVPREMAPGAPTLLLLWLLWFPGFPPRAVGCPAACRCYSATVECGALRLRVVPPGIPPGTQTLFLQDNSIARLEPGVLAPLAALRRLYLHNNSLRALEPGVFRAQSRLLELALTGNRLRGLRVGAFAGLAQLRALYLAGNQLVQLLDFTFLHLPRLQELHLQENSIELLEDQALAGLSSLALLDLSRNQLGTISREALQPLASLQVLRLTENPWRCDCALHWLGAWIKEGGQRLLSSRDKNIMCAEPPRLALQSLLDISGSSLICIPPSVHVEPLEVTANLGEDLRVACQASGYPQPLVTWRKVAQPREGQPRAQIQPEGGAPRPGGPGASDTGSGMLFLTNITLAHAGKYECEASNAGGAARVPFQLLVNLSQQQQLQLAPPPPPAAGPVSHEPLQEAGSMAFRALGLATQTAIAGAIALLTLTALLLATMICRRRRKRKKAPGLPGEGALFVNDYSDGPCTFAQLEELRDERGHEMFVIDRSKPLFAEGPTEAADGAATGPAQGLPLQPPAAYEIHC; this is translated from the exons ATGTTCTTCGCTGGCTCTCAAGTGTTAGGGGCAGGCCTGCCAACCTGTGTTCCAGGAGGCACATCACATCCAGGGTGGACTATAAGGAGGCCCGTCAGGAGGTTGCAGCTTCGTGGTCCGCGGCCGGTCCCGCGGGAGATGGCCCCGGGGGCGCCCACATTGCTGCTGCTGTGGCTGCTGTGGTTCCCTGGCTTCCCGCCCCGCGCTGTCGGCTGCCCAGCCGCCTGCCGCTGCTACAGCGCCACGGTGGAGTGCGGCGCCCTGCGGCTTCGCGTCGTCCCGCCCGGAATCCCACCCGGGACGCAG ACGCTGTTCCTGCAGGACAACAGCATCGCGCGCCTGGAACCGGGCGTACTGGCGCCTCTCGCCGCCCTGCGCCGTCTCTACCTGCACAATAACAGCCTGCGCGCCCTGGAGCCAGGCGTCTTCCGCGCGCAGTCACGCCTGCTAGAGCTAGCGCTCACCGGCAACCGGCTACGCGGCTTGCGAGTTGGCGCTTTCGCGGGCCTGGCCCAGCTGCGTGCACTCTACCTGGCTGGTAACCAGCTAGTGCAGCTGCTGGATTTCACCTTCCTGCACCTACCG CGACTGCAGGAGCTGCACCTGCAGGAAAACAGCATTGAGCTGCTGGAGGACCAGGCCCTGGCTGGGCTTTCCTCACTAGCACTGCTGGACCTCAGCAGGAACCAACTGGGCACCATCAGTCGTGAGGCCCTACAGCCCCTGGCCAGCCTGCAGGTCCTGCGCCTCACAG AGAACCCATGGCGCTGTGACTGTGCCCTGCACTGGCTGGGAGCATGGATCAAGGAAGGGGGCCAGCGGCTGCTCAGCTCCAGGGACAAGAACATCATGTGTGCAGAGCCCCCGCGCCTGGCACTTCAAAGTCTCCTGGACATATCTGGCAGTAGCCTCATCTGCATCCCGCCCTCTGTACACGTGGAGCCGCTGGAGGTGACGGCCAACCTGGGTGAGGACCTGCGCGTTGCCTGCCAGGCTTCCGGCTACCCGCAGCCCCTGGTGACCTGGAGAAAGGTGGCCCAGCCTCGTGAAGGGCAGCCACGGGCCCAGATCCAGCCAGAAGGCGGGGCACCGCGCCCAGGCGGGCCCGGCGCCTCTGACACGGGCAGCGGCATGCTCTTCCTCACCAACATCACCCTGGCCCACGCTGGAAAGTACGAGTGCGAGGCTTCCAACGCCGGCGGCGCCGCCCGCGTGCCCTTCCAGCTCCTGGTCAACCTgtcccagcagcagcagctgcagctgGCGCCCCCGCCGCCTCCGGCCGCCGGCCCCGTCAGCCACGAGCCCCTGCAAGAGGCCGGCAGCATGGCCTTCCGCGCCCTGGGCCTGGCCACCCAGACGGCCATCGCGGGCGCCATCGCGCTCCTTACGCTCACGGCGCTGCTGCTGGCGACCATGATCTGCCGCCGGCGGCGCAAGAGAAAAAAGGCGCCGGGACTGCCGGGGGAGGGCGCGCTGTTCGTCAACGACTATTCGGACGGGCCCTGCACCTTCGCGCAGCTCGAGGAGCTCCGCGACGAGCGAGGCCACGAGATGTTCGTCATCGACCGTTCCAAGCCACTCTTCGCCGAGGGCCCGACGGAGGCTGCCGATGGCGCAGCAACCGGGCCGGCGCAGGGCCTCCCGCTGCAGCCGCCGGCAGCCTACGAGATCCACTGCTGA